The nucleotide window TGCTTTTGGAGGTAAGCGTTCTGAAGAATCTGAGAAAATTattgaagaaattagaaataGAGAATGGGGTTTGCTGCTCATGGATGAGGTAATTACTTGCGTGAACTTCAACATTATATGGAAATAATATCCTTGAAGGCAGAGGATGACATGTCTAACTTCACATTTTGACATTATGATGGATAGGTGCATGTCGTGCCTGCTCACATGTTTCGGAAAGTCATCAGTATTACAAAATCACATTGCAAGCTTGGACTTActggtattttttattttaatgttggGTTTATAAAATGAATGTGGTTCATCAAATGTATTTGTGCTGAAAAAGTATACCTGCTTATGATCAACAGCTACACTTGTAAGAGAAGATGAGAGAATCACTGATCTGAACTTCCTTATTGGTCCTAAATTGTATGAAGCTAACTGGTTGGATTTGGTAAAAGGTGGTTTCATTGCGAATGTACAGTGTGCTGAGGTTTGGTGTCCAATGACAAAGGAGTTTTTTGCTGAATATTTGAAGAAAGAAAATTCCAAGAAAAAGCAGGTATAATGATTGTTGCACTCGCTGAATTGTTTCTCTCTTGAAAAAATGTTTGGTCCTTTCTCTTGCCCTCTTTTCATTTTACCGAAGTGTAGATTCCTGAATTAATTACTAAATAGTTATTCTTTCAGTCTACCTCATAGCAACAGCAGGTTTTCATTCTCAGGTGAGGGAGGGGAGGGGGGGCAGTCGAGGAAGGCAATGCCTGTCACTCCAAAGTTGTGACTTTTCTCTATAGTTACTTGTAGTTCTCTAACTCTTTGTTTAGAGGTTGCAGATGGTGCTTAGCATCACTCTCTACAATGTTGCATTGTTTTTCATCCAAAGTTGCTTACTTAAGAGTGTTGCTTGTTTCCATAATCAAATGTCATTGTCCTCCTCCCACCTGATTAAAATTTTAGAGCCGTCAGTGGTGGGGGGGTAATGATGGTTGATGGTGTATTGATCTTAGAGGTTTCCgttgttggtgatggtggtaAATGGTTCATTAAGCTTagagaaattgaagatgaaaatGAAGGGGTTGATTTCTTTGCAGGCCTAAAACCTAAAACACAATAGAGAGAAATTCATGTGctttgttttatgtttttttcctCGAAACaagattatattattttttgtaaaatgaAACAaccaaacatgttttgtttttatttgcaaaagatAAGTAGAAACTAACAAAACCAAAATAGTTTGGAATTGAGCCTTAGGTTACATTGCCATAGTGTTTGTTTCAATAGCCAACCACCATAGAATTTCCCCCATTTGTGATATTCTAATCATCTTTCTTTCACTCTCTATCTTCTCCCCTACTCCATATGGTGTTCTACATGTGCATAACAAATTTTTTGGTTTCATATGGTACAATAACGTGTACAACGTACAAACTACAATATTAGGTCTGTATGGGCTATCCTGAAGAAGTTTTAGTTGTGTGGCTATTGTTTtgcaatttcttttttttgctTAGACCATTTTGAACTGAATGGTGACAAAATTAGCTTCACTGGTCAATTGAATGCAGGCTTGGAGATCCTTGTTGCAAATAATTCTCTAGAATTTTGCCCATCTCTATTTGAATATCTGCTTGAAACTAGGAACATGATCCTCAATCTGATTGTTGATCTTTGCGCTAGATACTTAGATACCATCTCGTCAAatgttttattttcaacaaGCATATGTATAATCTGTATAATTGAATGATGATAAACCAAATTGTTAAAAATGCTGACCAAACGATATATTGTGGTTTATATCAAGAGTTTCAAATGTATTTAATTTGAACTACTAGACCTAGTGTCATGAACTCAACAAGGTCAGATCCTCTTTGTTTTATATGTTTCATCTGCAAGAGTACACTGTCATGCAGCTCTTCTCTCTGCCAACTCAAATTTTGCTTGTATGCTTGTGCTTTTTagataatacttcctccgttccataatacatGCTCTTATTACCTATTTTGGTAGTTTCACAATACTTGCACTCTTTTCATCTTTGGAAAAAAGCAActcaataactctattttatCCCTACTTTATTCTCACATCATTACTTTTTCACCTACCATCCAAAGGAAGGTAAAATGGACAAAAATGCATTGAAAgtgatttttattaattcttGTGCCACCATCCAAAGGTGCAACTAATTCGGAATGGAGGAAATAGTAGATTTTAATCCTTTCTCTttaatatcattttcttttgatgCCTTTTGCCTGGTCACtgatgaaaaaatataataaaatttgaaaattaatagcTCTAAATATCATCTCTGTAGTTTATAGAAGTTTGCTCAGACATCTAGATGTGACTAGTAACTTATCCATCCTTATGTTTTTCGTGATCCAGTCTTTTATTGCTGTTGCCAATTTGATTTCAGGCTTTATACGTGATGAACCCTAACAAGTTCCGAGCTTGTGAGTTTCTAATTCAATTTCACGAGCGGGAGCGTGGTgacaaaataattgtttttgCTGATAATCTTTTTGCTCTCACGGAGTATGCCATGAAGCTTAGAAAGCCTATGATTTATGGTGCTACCAGGTACTGTTGGTGTCTTATTCTGATATATCTTGTCCAATCTGGTAATTACTTTGTCgctcttattttattttgtttgtttttgaagcCATGTTGAAAGGACTAAAATTTTAGAGGCCTTCAAAACTGGGAAGGATGTGAATACTGTATTTTTGTCAAAGGTATCTAGCATTTTACTGAATTATTTCATCTTCTCTAAGTCTTCTACAATACATTGGAAAATGTTTGTACACACTTTTATGTTGCATCATTTTCATGTATATTTCATAGACCGTGGGCTTTGTAAAGTTTAGGTGTCTATTTTATAGGCCCTAGGCTTGTCCCATCAACAACATTCCAATACCCCAATGCGTAGTGCAAAAATGTGGTTTCGGTCATGATTGCAGTATAGCTGACCCTTTGAAATTGTTGTGTGGTAATGGTCATAATATGGTGGTGCTGGGCATAATGTGGTTGTTGTAGTGCAAGCTATCAGTTGAGATTATTAGATAATCATTGAACCAGCCAAaaaatgtagtttttttttacacctttatgaTGCTAATAATATCAGTTCGATATATTCAAAAACCTTCATAACTCGGTCAATATGGTACAAAGTGGCCTTTTTTTCACCTCCCTAGGCTTGTTCCATCTATCTAAGATATATTAAGGCtagctgttttggatgttaagAGGGGGAGAAACATTCTACACTAGCTATTTGAGATTCAAACTTGGGATCCGTTGTCATCAAGTTCCTCGTCCACTACCCCAAGTTATTCTTTGAATTCATTTGCACATTTAGTTTACAGTGTTCTCTCTTTCTCATTCATCAAACTCTTCTCCTCCTGCCTCAAATTAAATCTCTGTGAGACTAAACATTTATTAATCAAATTTGGAAAAGGCTTATGAAAAGTTTCATTCTCCTCTAGAAAGTTTTAGATTTCATTGTTTTTGTAGCTACTAGCTACTTTATTATTTTGCATAAGTGTTCTCAATTGAACCATTATGTGAAAATTAATCTCTTCTGGTGAATTCTTATAGAGTAGTTTACTTCATTAAACTGAATATTTCTATCTTTATGCTACACTGCCCAATTACTAGTTTCCTGGTGCAGTCTCTTTAATTATTGGGTTTTTGAGAGGGATCTTATGGCCTTATATGTTAGCATTTCATTTTCATAGCTGTTTTCAGGAGCTTCCAGAATCAGATATCAAACGTTTAATTCATTAGTTTGTTTTGTTATGCATTTAGATTTCTAGAAAATATGGCATTAGAAGCTAATATTGTTGTTCTTGGGATGCACAGGTTGGTGATAACTCAATAGATATACCTGAAGCAAATGTGATCATCCAAATTTCATCACATGCTGGTTCAAGGCGTCAAGAAGCTCAACGTCTTGGTCGTATTCTTAGGGCAAAAGTACGTTTTTCACTTTCTTGTCATTCACATTGTACTTGGGTATCAAGAATCAGGGTTAGTTTGTATTGAAGCAGCTGAAAACTCTAATTTGTTTGCCTGTAAATGTTCGAAATCTGGCTTTGTACCATTGGCATGATGGTCAAAATTCAATGAATAACAGATTTGTTGCCTTGCAAGTTGGTCTTTATGGGCTTTTTTGACTAAGTTGTGGGGTTAGATGCATCCATTGTGCTCTAGTTCTTGGGGCTAGTTAAAGATGATACTCATCCAAATGAGACTTTGACATTTATGTCTCCAATTTTTTGCTAAAAGTATTTTGTTGCAAGATTTCAGAAATTGAAACTAAGTGGCTTCAGTCTTTTCACCTTACCTTTATCGCTCTAGCTGCTGTCTTTTGAGAATGATTCTTGTATAATTGACAGGGTCGGCTTGAAGATAGGATGGCCGGAGGAAAGGAAGAGTATAATGCCTTCTTTTATTCACTTGTTTCAACCGACACACAGGTAATGTCTAAAATTGATTGTGACCGACTTTTTGGAGAAACTTATATGTTTTACTTAAATTCTCTTTTTTGAAATGTAGGAGATGTATTACTCAACTAAAAGGCAACAGTTTTTGATTGACCAAGGTTACAGTTTTAAGGTACTATCCTGGGTATTCTGCTTTATGGCAATATTTTTGTCGTGTAAAGATGTATAGCATGTGATCATGTGAAGGTTTTCTTGATTACCAACTTTCATTAGACTGTTTGACATGCAGAcagcaaagcaaaagaagctctcAACCTTGTTATGTATCGATTGTGATTTTCTTGTTCGAGTCTTGAAGGCCTTTCCATCCTTGTTATTTACTTGCACCACTTTTTACCTTTTTTAGCTGCTAATGAGTTTATGGTTAAGTAAactatcttttttttaattggttgCATCTCTGATTGTGGATCAAATAGAGACAGGGAGGAGTTGTAGTTCTAATAATGTGAATGGTATAATTTCTGAAAATCGGCCAGACAATTGGCTACTCTTTCTGAAttctttttatttggttttatggAGATCTAATAAGTTAATTCTGGCTGAAAGTGACTTAGGttgttttgattaaattttaaatcattggAAGTTTCATAGATGTGAGGTTCCCTCTGGAGTTGCTCTTCATTTACGATAACGAAAGCATATTTAGTACAAACCCAATTATAATCCACAGCTTAAGTACATGTGCTGCTAGCTTGCTTAAATCTGTCTTGCTGTACTTCCTCCATTTAGAATACTCACGATATTATGAcattttgatgaattttttgAACTTTTAGTTTGAATCGCATTCTCTTTTGTGCTCGACATTTTTCCATAATATGAATTTGTTCTAGTGCTATGTTCATTAGTTAAGTATCATGATGGTTCATTTCTGTTGTAGGTTATAACTAGTCTGCCTCCTCCTGATTGTGGGGCCGCACTTAGTTACCACACACTGCAGGAACAGTTGGATCTCCTGAGGAAGGTATTTAACAGTCATCTTCTGAATGCATTTTCTTTATGTCTTTCTAGTAAGAcacttttcttcattatttgttGCTTCTGAATTGATGCAATTATGTGCAACTATTATGAAGCTAGTATTATGTTTTGGTTTATATTTTGAGCACTGTTCACTGCAATGGCAAGGTACTGttgaaaattgaatttcatCTGTTGGATTTCAGGGTAGAAATATAATgcacttttgaaaattttggcaACAGGTGCTAAGTGCTGGGGATGATGCTGTTGGTCTAGAGCAGTTGGAAGAGGATGCCGACGAGGTAGCCCTCATGAAAGCACGTCGAACCATGGGATCGATGAGCGCCATGTCGGGTGCTAATGGGATGGTATACATGGAATACAAGTAAGTATATCTCGAATTCACAAGAAGTTATTTTTACATTAAATATCCTCGTATGACTTCCGCAACTTAGCTATCACGTCAGGGCTTTAGTTAACATTTCACCGATAAAAGAGTTGCATATTTATGGCCAGGTTTCCTTTTTTTAAGAGGAATACTTTGAGGTGAAAAGTATGCATGCAGGCAATCGTATCTGAAATTTGAACATGAATTGATTTGAGTATATGTGTGCCTTTCTGTCTATTGACCAGCAGacttatatatttattgtgttattattggcTTGGCCTTGTTATAAGCAAAATGGAATGGGGATGCCTACGGAattggtataaaattttaaattcaatagTGGTTAAAATAGTTATCCAAAATTATGAAATGAGTTctcataattaaattataatgtaTGATACATCCACAAGCAGTTGGATTTTCATGCTTAATAGGCGTTCTTGGGATACAGAAACTTCAGACACACTTATGTATTACGCATTCGGCCATAGCGGCTGAGTTTTAGCCTTTGAAATGACAGGAAAATAAGTTAGTGGATGAAAACATGCCATTAAACTTGAGAGGTGCGGCAATAACCGATGTCAGCTATTCCTTTGCCTGTGATGACAAGATTACTTTCTGTTGTAAGTTTCACATATGGCATGAAATCAAGTGATAAGCTATGATCAACtgaaaaaatgttaattaaaaAGTTAGGAGTTGGTGAACGCTCGGACTTGTTTGAGACCACTGTGTGAGAGCAGACTAGAATGAAACATAACCTTTCAATAAGAGAAAGTTTAATCTGGTAAAATAAGTTGATAACGAGCTAGGAACGAACATGATAAGGGTGACTATTATACTCTGATGAAGCATCATTTGTAATTGATGAATTGGGACTATGGCTGTGAGTATTTCTTCTAGATGACTTGTATGATTACATGGTCATACACATGCAAAGTTATCAGGATCGATCGAAATGTTAGAATCATATCATAGGATCGTACGATCCTACAAATAAACTTTATAATGCTCAAATTTTACCTATCATAACTATGCATTCAAAAGTTAATTTTGTGAACTAATATTTGTTTGACTTAAATGAGAACTTTTTATCTCCAAACTTCTTATTTTGTTCTTGGAGAGAAATCAATGCAACTGCCACTGTTGATTCTCAGACCTTAATCCTAGCCTTAGGTGTAACTTAGCCATCATCTCATAGTAATGAATGAGTGACTGCTATTATTACATTGATCCTTAATTAGAGCCTTGATTATGCTTTACTAAGCTTTAATTAACAGCCCCGTTTTTTATGGTTTCTACTTATTGTGCAGCACGGGACAAAAGAAACAAGGAATGGCGCAGTTGAAGAAGAAGCCCAAAGATCCATCCAAGCGCCATTATCTTTTCAAAAAGCGACATACGTAGGCATCACTATTTTGAAGCCTTCGAACAGTTGAGCATCTCCAAGGATCTCATGCATTTATCTAAGCTGGAGTGCATAAGCCTTCAAAGTTCGAACAATATCTTTTTCATACAAGTTTCAACGCGAATGTTCTGTTCCTGTTTCATAATGTGAACGTGCCTTCTACTGTCCATGTGCTCCTGAAATTTATAGGTTTATGCCTATGTTACAAACCTGTTCGAAGCCATGACTCGAGCGATGAGCCAAACGAGAAGTATCTTTGACATTCAATAGTTTGTATACCATATATCTTGTGGCTGTTTCAAAATGGTCTAAGAAGCTGCTACCCATATTTCCTACCCCCCGCCCCCCCATCTCTCAAAATTTTCAATACTGTTGTAAAATGGCAATGAAGTTTTACTGGCAGACTGTTTCAAAAGTAATGGAACAAGGTGCTTGTGACTTGTGAAGTCTCATTCTAATTTACTATTTGTGATTTCCATTTTTCGGAAGAGCGAAAGATTGGATTTTGATTCGCTGTAAAAATTTGATTCGAACTCAAAACATGGATTTGCTATATGAGGCCCGTAAATGatgtttttctttcaaattaaactatttacaaaaatcttaaatttcGCTGGCAATCCTTAGGTTGTATGTAACATTAGGCAAAATCAAATACAAATTACTATTATAGTTTGTAAGGGACAACAATGGATCAAATTTGGATCAACTTTGATGCACTTGTTTCAGCACTTGCGTCTATTTGCGAATCCATGTTTTATTTTAACGATCGTTGATACCATCACCAAGACACCAATACACAACCTTTTTGATTACGGCAAGGCCAAAATATCAAGACAGGGGACCAACTAGCCAATAGGCTAGCAAAAtacattattaataataataataataataataataataataatataattcaaattaCACTtatattttgcaaaaaactacctcatacaatacatttctttgcaaaagactaccttataacggtttttaggGTTTGACTGTTGAAATTAACcattgactatcacgtgatagtcacgtgaGCTTTTAAtcctttccttcttcttcatttcagagTTTTCCAGGCATTTgtttctccttcttcattcgaAAAAATCAGTAACTTCTGGAATTCGCTCCTGTCTTCCTTGCGACATCATCTTGCTGAAACTTCTAACCTTTAGAGGTATGTAGTACTACTCAATTAtgattttgttcttcattgttgtattttattttctctttaaaatttaaattgttttacAAATCTGCTTCGTTTTGCTGCATTTATTCCTATTGAATTTCCTGTTTTTtatcttgtaatttgtaaattgattgttgttgtgtttGAATAATGTATTGGGGTTTctaaaattagataaatcaataagatgaagaaattgaaaatctggaaaaaaacAAGTTGTTCGAAAAAGAAGCACTCTGAGTTGGCAACTAAGTTGGGTAATGTTACGGTAGATGAGGTGGAGCTCGAAAGATCTGATGTGGCACATGAGGTTGTGGATGAGTTGGAAAGAGCAAATGTAGATCTTGATGTTGGGCAAATGGGACCACCAAACACATATACAGGTTATAAAGAATGTTTTAAGTGTTAACCCTAGATCTAAAACAAATAACTCAGCTGCTATTTCTACTCTAAACCTTACACCAAATGAGAGAGTCCACATAGAGCAAGAAGTTTCTGTTTTTGAGGATAgcagtgatgatgattatagttgtggtgatgaggatgaatatgagaatgattctgatttgtttgcaaaaaatgtaatttatggtctcgatgatgtgtttataggtgatgatgaaattagattgatagtagataaggaggttgatgaagaaaacaatagagacatttactttaatgatgatgaactggagtttgatgatgatgatttgggtgCATTGAATGTTGATGAGGAAGGTATATGCAGCTATCCTACATTCATTCCTGATGAAGGTAAAGGAGGTAAGAAGCCTGTAACTGCTGTTCGAGAATTCAAGCAacggagatgtggtaa belongs to Amaranthus tricolor cultivar Red isolate AtriRed21 chromosome 17, ASM2621246v1, whole genome shotgun sequence and includes:
- the LOC130804768 gene encoding general transcription and DNA repair factor IIH helicase subunit XPB1, with amino-acid sequence MGFHGEKSRPSKKHKSSKDDHHHHRSMPEDGNAYFNQDDNDDDRNPDGEPKRTDFTKLELKPDHGNRPLWACADGRIFLETFSPLYKQAYDFLIAIAEPVCRPESMHEYNLTPHSLYAAVSVGLETETIITVLNKLSKTKLPKEMIEFIQASTANYGKVKLVLKKNRYFIESPFPEVLKKLLKDDVIGKARISTEAAHGTDGFTVSKALSEMGGGHDDLLSEAELAAVAEEKETHAFEIDPAQVENVKQRCLPNELNYPMLEEYDFRNDTVNPDLDMELKPHAQPRPYQEKSLSKMFGNGRARSGIIVLPCGAGKSLVGVSAACRIKKSCLCLATNAVSVDQWAFQFKLWSTIKDEHICRFTSDSKERFRGNAGVVVTTYNMVAFGGKRSEESEKIIEEIRNREWGLLLMDEVHVVPAHMFRKVISITKSHCKLGLTATLVREDERITDLNFLIGPKLYEANWLDLVKGGFIANVQCAEVWCPMTKEFFAEYLKKENSKKKQALYVMNPNKFRACEFLIQFHERERGDKIIVFADNLFALTEYAMKLRKPMIYGATSHVERTKILEAFKTGKDVNTVFLSKVGDNSIDIPEANVIIQISSHAGSRRQEAQRLGRILRAKGRLEDRMAGGKEEYNAFFYSLVSTDTQEMYYSTKRQQFLIDQGYSFKVITSLPPPDCGAALSYHTLQEQLDLLRKVLSAGDDAVGLEQLEEDADEVALMKARRTMGSMSAMSGANGMVYMEYNTGQKKQGMAQLKKKPKDPSKRHYLFKKRHT